A part of Caretta caretta isolate rCarCar2 chromosome 1, rCarCar1.hap1, whole genome shotgun sequence genomic DNA contains:
- the LOC142071065 gene encoding olfactory receptor 52P1-like, giving the protein MANFSFSPSDSSIFILTGIPGLEADHIWISIPFSAFYIMGLLGNFTVLYVVGKEQTLHKPMYLLLCMLALSDITTSTSFVPKALCIFWFNLKSITVKSCLTQMFFFHAFSTMHSAVLVTMAFDRYVAICNPLRYATILTNARIAKLGLMGLTRAVLFILPMPLLLSGQPFCANRIIPHTYCDHIAVAKVSCGDITASRVYGLLMAFLIIGFDLALIGLSYGLIIRTLLRISSKEANQKALKTCTAHICALLMAYPLGLLSSMSHRFGQGITPHVHILLSNLHYLIPPMLNPIIYGIKTKDLRDKVVKYICRMYSPHGTDFKPA; this is encoded by the coding sequence ATGGCAAATTTCAGCTTCTCCCCCTCTGACTCTTCAATATTCATCCTAACCGGCATCCCTGGCCTGGAAGCTGACCACATctggatttccatccctttctctgCGTTCTACATTATGGGCCTGTTGGGAAATTTTACAGTTCTGTATGTGGTAGGCAAAGAGCAGACCCTGCACAAGCCGATGtacctgctgctctgcatgctggcgcTCTCAGACATCACCACATCTACCTCCTTTGTGCCAAAGGCACTGTGTATTTTTTGGTTCAACTTGAAAAGCATTACTGTGAAgagctgcctcacccagatgttcttcTTTCACGCATTTTCTACTATGCACTCAGCTGTCCTAGTGACAATGGCCTTTGATCGCTATgttgccatatgtaaccctctgagatacGCCACCATCCTCACCAATGCACGAATAGCTAAGCTCGGGCTAATGGGTTTGACaagagctgttctcttcattctgccTATGCCCCTGCTCCTGAGCGGGCAGCCATTCTGTGCCAACCGCATTATCCCCCATACATACTGTGACCACATAGCTGTGGCAAAGGTGTCATGTGGGGACATCACAGCCAGCAGAGTGTACGGCTTGCTGATGGCGTTTTTAATCATTGGGTTCGACCTGGCCCTCATTGGCCTGTCCTACGGTCTGATCATCAGGACGCTCCTCAGAATCTCTTCCAAGGAAGCCAACCAGAAAGCCCTCAAGACCTGCACAGCCCATATCTGTGCACTACTGATGGCTTATCCTCTTGGACTCCTCTCCAGTATGTCACACAGGTTTGGTCAGGGCATCACTCCGCACGTTCACATCCTCTTGTCCAACCTCCATTACCTCATTCCCCCCATGCTCAACCCTATCATTTATGGGATCAAAACCAAGGATCTTCGTGACAAAGTGGTCAAATACATCTGCAGAATGTACTCACCTCACGGTACTGACTTTAAACCCGCATGA